In Rutidosis leptorrhynchoides isolate AG116_Rl617_1_P2 chromosome 2, CSIRO_AGI_Rlap_v1, whole genome shotgun sequence, one genomic interval encodes:
- the LOC139889196 gene encoding calcium sensing receptor, chloroplastic: MALRASATATLNHHSKPPSPPSSPKTLIPLKPVSKTHTRPESSSLSLSTSTTLSLFALFTAPIEAHAFTISKDDIVSSITQVQVPPLTAVQNMYFVTLNISWNNVEEKIEQVQKVSSDVFDFTGNAIKTVSDFLKPAMEVAMPVLKQAGGEAVKIATPVISEASKKAQEAIQSSGFDTQPVYSAAKTVVDAAGQTGKVIQDAQPIASSTVQTISSADPTTIAVTGGALVLAYFLLPPVFSALSFNFRGYKGDLTPAQVLDLVSTQNYTLIDIRSENEKDKSGVPRLPSSAKNKMIAIPLEELPSKLKGLVKSTKKVEAEIAALKISYLKKINKGSKIVILDTYTDSAKIVARCLTELGFQNCWVVADGFSGGKGWLQSRLGTDSYNVSFSRFISPSRVIPAVRSFGTTTSAKLLSD; the protein is encoded by the exons ATGGCCCTCCGAGCTTCCGCCACCGCTACACTTAATCACCACTCTAAACCACCATCACCACCCTCTTCACCCAAAACCCTCATCCCTCTCAAACCCGTATCCAAAACCCATACCCGACCCGAATCCTCTTCCCTCTCATTATCCACATCCACCACCCTTTCCCTATTTGCTCTCTTTACCGCACCCATTGAAGCTCATGCTTTCACAATCTCCAAAGACGACATCGTTTCATCCATAACTCAG gttcaagttccgccacttacAGCTGTTCAAAATATGTATTTTGTTACACTTAACATTAGTTGGAACAAT GTGGAGGAGAAAATTGAGCAAGTTCAGAAGGTGAGTTCTGATGTTTTTGATTTCACCGGGAATGCAATCAAAACGGTGTCGGATTTTTTGAAGCCGGCGATGGAAGTGGCAATGCCGGTGCTAAAGCAGGCCGGAGGAGAGGCGGTAAAGATCGCTACGCCAGTGATTTCAGAGGCATCAAAGAAAGCACAAGAAGCTATTCAGAGCTCTGGGTTTGATACTCAGCCTGTTTACTCTGCCGCtaag ACAGTAGTAGATGCAGCAGGACAAACAGGGAAGGTGATCCAAGACGCTCAGCCGATTGCATCATCGACTGTACAAACCATCTCATCTGCAGATCCCACAACCATTGCCGTCACCGGTGGAGCGTTAGTCTTGGCATATTTCTTACTGCCGCCTGTATTCTCCGCCCTGTCTTTCAACTTTCGTGGCTACAAAG GTGATCTCACCCCTGCCCAAGTTCTCGATCTTGTATCTACACAAAACTACACTTTAATTGATATCAGATCAGAAAACGAGAAGGACAAATCAGGGGTCCCACGCCTTCCCTCGAGCGCCAAGAACAAAATGATTGCCATCCC ATTGGAAGAATTACCAAGCAAATTAAAAGGCCTTGTAAAAAGTACAAAGAAAGTAGAAGCTGAAATCGCAGCATTAAAGATATCATATCTCAAGAAAATCAACAAAGGGTCCAAGATTGTTATCCTCGACAC GTACACAGATTCAGCCAAAATAGTTGCTAGATGTTTAACTGAACTTGGATTCCAAAACTGCTGGGTTGTGGCTGATGGGTTCTCTGGAGGCAAGGGATGGTTACAAAGTCGGTTAGGAACGGATTCATATAACGTATCGTTTTCTCGCTTTATATCACCATCTCGAGTTATTCCTGCTGTTAGAAGTTTCGGTACTACAACCTCAGCCAAGTTACTATCCGATTGA
- the LOC139892358 gene encoding probable calcium-binding protein CML16, which yields MSSKLPDDQLKQLREIFSRFDLDKDGSLTHLEVAALLRSLGLKPSGDQIHKLFKTMDLDGSGTVEFDELVNSMSSHMMTEEILINQNQLLEIFKSFDRDGSGFITPAELAKSMTKMGQPLTYRELSEMVRDADTDGDGVISFKEFQGIMARSAADSLGFSL from the coding sequence ATGTCGTCAAAATTGCCGGACGACCAACTCAAACAACTCCGAGAAATATTCTCTCGATTCGACCTAGACAAAGACGGGTCCCTCACCCATCTGGAGGTTGCGGCCCTCCTTCGATCCCTTGGCCTAAAACCGTCGGGTGATCAAATCCACAAACTCTTTAAAACAATGGATTTAGACGGAAGTGGGACCGTAGAATTCGATGAATTGGTGAATTCTATGTCATCACATATGATGACTGAAGAGATTTTGATAAATCAAAACCAACTTCTCGAGATTTTTAAATCGTTCGATAGAGATGGAAGCGGGTTCATTACGCCTGCTGAGCTGGCAAAATCAATGACTAAGATGGGTCAGCCATTGACGTATCGAGAGCTTTCTGAAATGGTTCGAGATGCGGATACGGATGGCGATGGTGTGATTAGTTTTAAGGAGTTTCAAGGGATTATGGCTAGATCAGCAGCTGATTCACTTGGGTTCTCATTGTAA